Genomic window (Shewanella psychropiezotolerans):
TATCCAGTAAGTCGACATAAAGGTCATAAATATCGGCCTGACAGCTTATATTACCTATGGATCTGTGTGCATTATCAAGCTCGCCGCAAAGGCTTAGCCATTGCGCCCACAAACTCAGCTTGCTTGCTCAGCACTGATTGAAAAATCCAGCATGAAATTAAAGTCATCTTGTAATTTATACAATAAGGCTCTCAGGCTTGAGGTATCAACATACTGGATGAATTCGATTTTCTTTATTATTAATATTCTTGTGTGATCAATATTTTTTCTGAAAGCACTTAATGAATTAGCGGCGGATTGATTCTCTGCTTCAGCATAACTTAAGTCATACCAAGCATTATAAAGAATTCGATGAACATCATTTATTACAGTTTGTTGTTCATCGGATAAATCCAGATCCGCCAGCGGATTTTGTACGATCTTGCCTTCATCTAACAGTTTATCGAGTTGTTCCAGCGCCTCTTCTAAAGAGGGATAGTGAAGTTGATAAAGATCTTTCATGGATCGCAGACAGGATTTAAATTGTGCTTCAATAGTGGATCTCCAATATCTGCCATTGTTATTAACTTCTAAGAATAGTTCGTGAAAGCTTTCTGGAGATAATAGTGATATATCACTATTATCATAGCCTAAAAAAAATTGGGTTTTCTTCAAACTATCAGGTGCTAACACAGCATAACGCGCATAAAGCTTAATATTGATGAGATCGGCATTGGTCACTATTTCATTATTTTTACTTTTTACCATTTTTTAATTTCACATATATAAGTTAACTCGCATGAAACCATGGCTTAGTGGCTTGGATCAGGTAGTCGGCAGAGGAGGGATAAAGGCATAGTAAGACAATTAAATAAATTTCCTTGCTATGCCTAAATTACATTTTTGTTTATAAGTTAACGATTAATAATGAATAGCTCTGGGTAAGCTGCGTGCCTCGTCTATCCATTTTTGTACTAAAGATAGCGAAGGCAAAGTCTCAATCAAGGACTTTTCTTGATTCAGCTGAGTTAATTTTTTCAGCAAGTTAACAGCATCTCTCTGAGCGAGCTCTACTACAGTATCGACGCCTGAGATCTCGAGTAAATCTGCGTATTCAGCATCTACGCCCCTAATCCTGCTAAGATCTGCACGGTTGATCCAATTAAGTAACTCAGCTTCATCTATTCCAACAAGCTTAGCAATAGTCCCCGACCTTTAGGCTGACAGCCATATTTAAGCAAGTCACTGGCAGATTTAATATTTATTATGTCTAATTTAACGACACTACGCTCACAAATTCCCTTGATATTATTAAAATACATGCCTGTTCTTAAACTTTTCTGAGAAGTTATCGAGAGGCGACTATCTATATCAACTTTAAGCTCGGACATGTAGCTAGACATTTTAGCAAGCAGCTCAAGCTGTTTGTTAAAGTCACGAGCCAGTGTTTCTGCATCATTAATGTCTACAATAAAGTTCTGGTAACACTGCATCAGATTCTGTAACTCGACACAAAATGGTCTTCTATCAGATTCAATGTTAAACATAATATTGATTGTATCTAAGCTGATGAGATACGTATCTTGCTCACTTTCTAAGTCCTTATTTGCTGCATTAAGCTCATCGAGCACCTTATGGAGATAAATAGTCGCATCTACCATTTTGTTGTAGCTGAAACCGCTACCGATCTCACCAACAAGACCTGATAGTATATCTAAGCCTAATGCTATCGCTTGTAATTGCGGAGTCGGTATATCTGCAACACCGGCGATATCATCTATGCTAGGGATCGTATCAGAGAAAAAATCAAAAACACTGTATTGACGCATCAAGTTTTTTGCTTTGTTCAAATCATTAATCTGTTGATCTGTATCATTAATTTCAGTTTTGATCTGTAGTATTTGTAGCTCTTTAAGTGCTATTTTTTCTGTTAACTCTTCTTTTTCATGTATCAAATCAGATTTAAAATTAAAATAATTTATGTTACCGATAGATTCTTTATGCAGATCGGCTCGGGACTGAAGTAAAGCATTTATCGTATGCAGCTTCTTGATGACCGTAGTTCTAAAACCGTCAATTTTCATATTCAGACTATCGATAACGGTTTGATCTGTTTCATGAGATAGTGCATATAAGTCATTAATAATAAATGTGTTTATCATATTTATACTACTGGTTTGACTCGCTCCGGTATTATTTTCAACAGTAATAATGGAGGCCTTTACATCAGCTTTAGCATCAAGCACTCTTTCTGTAATAGCGTTACAAAAAAAGTTAAAATCAGGGTAATAGTTATTAACAATGGTATTATTTTCCTCACGTATTTTTGCTGCTAATAAATTTAATTGCTTGATATCGATGCTAGGATGTATCATTTGCGAATCTTTTGTCGCCTGAATATAATCTAAGTTATATTGAGGCGTCATTCTTAAGGTTTGATCTAAGGCATTATTTATTTGCTCGAGGATCACAAGTACACTGCTCTGCACGTCATTCCAGGGAGTAACCACATCATTGAATGCAACCCAGTAATCAACTAAGTTTTGTGAAGATTCGATAGCAACACAGGCATTGTGGGAAGATTCTAATAAGTCGACAACAGTCAACCAGGCTGTGACGAGCTGATTTGCCCCTTTTTCGGCTTGGGTGATAACAGCCATTACACCTTCGAGTTGCCCGTCGACTGTGGTAACCGCATTGAGCATTTTACTCAAACCTTCGATTTCAATATCTAAATCATGCAGTTTTGATGTATTGACAGCGATCTCTTTTTTTATTTTTTCAGCTTTCGCACCAAATATCCCGCCAGTAATCGCAATGCCTATAAAACCACCAACGGCACCGGTAAAAGCCAGTCCAACGTTCTTGTCGTAATCGGCTTTCAAGCCTTGTATTTGCGCGGCTAAGTCTCTGCGTTCTTTTTTTAAGCCTTGTAATTGCTCATCGAGATCTAATTGATCACACAGGGCTTCTTTTTTCTTGACGTCGTCGTTACAGGCTTCCATGCCCGTCTTAAATCCTAATATTTGATCACGTAGGTTCAAGCTAGATTTGTAATAAATATCGGCCTGACTACACAGGGATTGAATCATTCCTGCAGTGATAGCAAGCTTGCCAGCGTTGTCCTCTGCAGCAGCTGCATCGCCGTTAATATCTAGCATAAATTGTTCTACAAATTCAGCATCAAGCATCTGCTCAGGCGTTATGCTATCGAGCTCAATATCGCCAGTATAATAAATCCCAACCATATCCATTAAAAAGTTTAATGCCTGGCCGCCACTAGTGAGTATCTTATTGGCAAAGCCGTCCATCTCTACCGCTGTTTTTAACAACTCATCTTTTATCGGATCCCACTGCTTGGCATTCGTTCGAATCGCAAGATAAGTGATTAACAGATCATGATTGGCTAAGCCTGGTATCGTACTGTCATAATTACCTAAAAATAATCTCACCTCTGCAGCTGTTTCAGGCAGAGTGACGCCACGCACCTTATAGCGCTCGAGTGAAAGTATTGCTTCAGTATCCAGGACTAACGAGATATCGCTCGACGTGCCTTCAACTTTACCTGTCGCTAATTTTACCAGCTCATGCATTGCCTGAGTATTTCTGATCTCATAGTCGACATCAGCAGAAAGAAGTTGAGTTTGAATGTTAACTGACATAATTTATCCTTGATTAATAATATTATAACTAGCGCACATATTTTCTTACAATTAATATTTCTTGCTGGAATGAAGTCGCAAGTTTTAAATCAGAAGTTAGCGATGTTTTTCATCTAAATGAATTTGATGATTTATAAATTACTAACTAGATATTTCAAATCCCACAGTAAAATAAACTGTTGGCTTTAATTACTGTTCAAATGGACAGCTGACTTTTATCACGCAAGGGATTTAATGATGAACGATAAAGTGAAAGGGTAAATATATATTAAATAACAGTAACCTATATTTAGTTAAGCATCTGCTTATGAAGATTGTAAAGATTGTTACTTGAGGTTCATATTCTGTGACTGTTGCACATTTACATTAAAGTGTTAATTTAATGTTTGTTATTTTTTATGGTGTCACTTAATAAGAATACACCTGTTAAAATAGGGTTGTAACCGATATCAACGGGTAGGAAATAGAAAGTAAGTCACTACAACTAATTCAGTTAGAGGCATGGTGCATGTTGAAATATTAGTTTGGGAAAAATATAGATTTTACATAGTGGATTTAATTAAATATATTCTTATTTAAAATGTTTTAAATCCTAGAGGAGTCAGAGTAAATTTTTCAAATCACTGCTTCAAGCTACAACCCCCCGTTGGAAGGTGCTCTGACTGTTACAAGCAGTGGCGTAACCACAAGCTCATGAGAGAGAGCTAGGGATAGCGAACTGGCTAAGTAAATGGATTTCTTGCCAATACACGACAACTTTGACGATGTCATAGGTATTTTGTATAGCCATAAAGAGCCAGATCCCGGTCTAAAAGACACCGGGACGACAGATTATTTTGTTTAGGCCTAAAAAACAGCGGCATGACAGGATGGATTCCGGCTAAAAGCATTGCCAGAATGACAGAGTCTAAACCATTGCCGGAATGGCGCGGGAGTGAACTTAGGCTCTGGAACTAGCTTGTTGTAATCGGGGCGTCGTGGTGAGCTTTCAATCGTTGGAACAATACGTCTTTCAAGTTCGCGCGTTGTAATTTTAGCTGGTGCATGTGCTCGTCATCGGTTGGACTACCATCAATTTCTAACTGACGAATATCATAATCGAGGAGGTGATACTGCTTGGATAGTTTTGTGAATGCTTCGTCTTTATAATTCAAATAAACAATGTCTTGCTTATATTCTGGGAAATCGAAAATAAGCGCGTGATTCTCATTTAGCATAGGTAACCCCTGAATGGTGATCTGAAATTTATTATTTTAGAACTTCCTACACTATAGCACTATGAAGTTCAATAAAAAGTGGGGCCAGATCATACTTTCCTCATTTCACCTCAGTGGCATAAGCAGGATCGTTACCTCGTCGGGAATTTACCGTCCATATAAGCTTTTTAGAGGCTCTTATTTCTAACACTGGGGAAGGGATCAACGACCCCCTCTGAGACGTTGATATTGGCGTAGCTGTAATACCTATCTAGGTTATGGCTGCTTGGTCAACACTTGCTCCGACAGTCCAATCAGATCGACAGCCACATAATCAGCCTTTTTTGCTAACGCGAACTGATATTGACCGGGGCGTTGAATAAAGCCCGTTTGCATGCCAGCTTTGGCTGCACCGGCAATGTCCCATGCATGGGCGGCGATGAGCATAGCTTCATCTGCTTCGACCTGCATCTGTTCAAGTGCCCACCGATACACGCGTAAATCAGGCTTGTACACTTGCAGGTGTTGCACGGTTAATGAGTCGTCAAAGTACTGGGTTAAATTGGCATTTTTCAACTGGCTCTCTATGCCAGCATCTGAAGAGTTAG
Coding sequences:
- a CDS encoding alpha-xenorhabdolysin family binary toxin subunit A, translating into MSVNIQTQLLSADVDYEIRNTQAMHELVKLATGKVEGTSSDISLVLDTEAILSLERYKVRGVTLPETAAEVRLFLGNYDSTIPGLANHDLLITYLAIRTNAKQWDPIKDELLKTAVEMDGFANKILTSGGQALNFLMDMVGIYYTGDIELDSITPEQMLDAEFVEQFMLDINGDAAAAEDNAGKLAITAGMIQSLCSQADIYYKSSLNLRDQILGFKTGMEACNDDVKKKEALCDQLDLDEQLQGLKKERRDLAAQIQGLKADYDKNVGLAFTGAVGGFIGIAITGGIFGAKAEKIKKEIAVNTSKLHDLDIEIEGLSKMLNAVTTVDGQLEGVMAVITQAEKGANQLVTAWLTVVDLLESSHNACVAIESSQNLVDYWVAFNDVVTPWNDVQSSVLVILEQINNALDQTLRMTPQYNLDYIQATKDSQMIHPSIDIKQLNLLAAKIREENNTIVNNYYPDFNFFCNAITERVLDAKADVKASIITVENNTGASQTSSINMINTFIINDLYALSHETDQTVIDSLNMKIDGFRTTVIKKLHTINALLQSRADLHKESIGNINYFNFKSDLIHEKEELTEKIALKELQILQIKTEINDTDQQINDLNKAKNLMRQYSVFDFFSDTIPSIDDIAGVADIPTPQLQAIALGLDILSGLVGEIGSGFSYNKMVDATIYLHKVLDELNAANKDLESEQDTYLISLDTINIMFNIESDRRPFCVELQNLMQCYQNFIVDINDAETLARDFNKQLELLAKMSSYMSELKVDIDSRLSITSQKSLRTGMYFNNIKGICERSVVKLDIINIKSASDLLKYGCQPKGRGLLLSLLE
- a CDS encoding YdcH family protein, whose translation is MLNENHALIFDFPEYKQDIVYLNYKDEAFTKLSKQYHLLDYDIRQLEIDGSPTDDEHMHQLKLQRANLKDVLFQRLKAHHDAPITTS
- a CDS encoding DUF4332 domain-containing protein, which encodes MAKLVGIDEAELLNWINRADLSRIRGVDAEYADLLEISGVDTVVELAQRDAVNLLKKLTQLNQEKSLIETLPSLSLVQKWIDEARSLPRAIHY